The following proteins are co-located in the Dyadobacter chenwenxiniae genome:
- a CDS encoding RagB/SusD family nutrient uptake outer membrane protein yields MKKIFYIPVFVLLLLSWGCNDDEFLNRPPTNILTEEQVWGDEGQVLSLLGNLYNRYVDLGNFRDFQRQWNLDPLTGWTRVADFNEAFWSESGRYNQFQNSGWDLNTWSIWDYGYIREMNLFIQKCEAAEKLSPAAKERFLAEARFLRASYYFELVKRMGGVPLILEPMTYDFSGDPTYLQHARAKESEIYDFVIKEAGEIKAKLPANAGEKSRATQAAALAMQARAALYAGSLAKYGVNTPSVSLPGGEVGIPANLATGYYTKALEAAKEIINGSVGAYALYTKKPDLSENFSSIFYDKANNPEAIFVDDYKLQSGKVHYFTGSNQPRYGAEEEEGGRINPSLNFVEAFEKLDNTFARIPTTNASGAPIYYTNQTDIFEGRDARLAGTVMLPGTTFKGRAVDIWAGFQLGNGSIVSGDDRGAQKTLPGKTVPEQVVGFDGPIDGFEFTAQTGFYLRKYLDPVVGSGQRGVNSEVWFIRYRYAEVLLNAAEAAFELKQPAVAAGYMNQVRARAGLTKPLVAGDITFDRIAHERRVELAFEGHYHYDIQRWRIAHIVMDGNAITAADLSKDLGKATKRNTQPWALWPYKVYEPGSPNNGKWIYKTVKLSRVTGADRFQLGNYYSLITDEVVNNNPKIVRNPNH; encoded by the coding sequence ATGAAAAAGATATTTTATATACCCGTATTTGTGTTGCTTTTGCTTAGCTGGGGCTGTAATGATGATGAATTCCTGAACCGGCCGCCAACAAACATTTTAACAGAAGAACAGGTTTGGGGCGACGAAGGGCAGGTCCTTTCCTTATTGGGAAACTTATACAACCGTTACGTCGATCTGGGCAACTTCCGCGATTTTCAGCGCCAATGGAACCTCGATCCTCTTACGGGCTGGACGCGGGTGGCAGATTTCAATGAAGCTTTCTGGTCGGAATCGGGTCGTTATAATCAATTCCAAAACAGCGGATGGGATTTGAACACCTGGTCGATCTGGGATTACGGTTACATTCGGGAGATGAATTTGTTTATTCAAAAATGCGAAGCAGCTGAAAAACTTTCACCCGCTGCCAAAGAGCGCTTTTTGGCAGAAGCACGATTTCTCCGCGCTTCCTACTATTTCGAGCTGGTAAAACGCATGGGCGGCGTTCCATTGATCCTGGAACCAATGACTTATGATTTCAGCGGCGATCCTACTTACCTGCAACATGCAAGAGCCAAGGAGTCAGAAATTTATGATTTTGTAATTAAAGAGGCAGGTGAAATCAAAGCCAAACTTCCTGCCAATGCCGGAGAAAAATCAAGGGCCACACAGGCAGCCGCACTGGCAATGCAGGCTCGGGCTGCGCTTTATGCAGGATCTCTGGCTAAATATGGCGTAAATACACCTTCGGTTTCATTGCCTGGTGGCGAAGTGGGCATTCCTGCTAATCTGGCTACGGGTTATTATACCAAAGCGTTGGAAGCAGCCAAAGAGATCATCAACGGAAGCGTGGGCGCTTATGCCCTTTACACGAAAAAACCCGATCTGTCGGAAAATTTTTCAAGCATATTTTACGACAAAGCGAATAACCCGGAAGCGATTTTTGTGGATGATTACAAGTTGCAAAGCGGTAAAGTGCATTATTTCACAGGCTCTAATCAGCCTCGCTACGGTGCTGAGGAAGAGGAAGGTGGAAGAATTAATCCATCATTAAACTTTGTAGAAGCATTTGAGAAGCTGGACAATACATTTGCCCGCATCCCGACAACCAATGCATCCGGCGCTCCGATTTATTATACCAATCAAACGGACATTTTCGAGGGACGTGACGCAAGGCTAGCCGGAACAGTAATGTTGCCCGGAACCACATTCAAAGGAAGAGCAGTGGACATTTGGGCTGGATTTCAACTTGGAAATGGCTCCATCGTAAGCGGAGACGACCGCGGTGCACAGAAAACATTGCCAGGTAAAACCGTTCCTGAACAAGTTGTAGGCTTCGACGGCCCGATTGACGGCTTTGAATTCACTGCGCAAACAGGATTTTATCTGCGCAAATATCTTGATCCCGTTGTTGGATCAGGTCAACGCGGGGTTAACAGTGAAGTCTGGTTTATCCGTTACAGATATGCAGAAGTGCTTTTGAATGCAGCTGAGGCGGCTTTTGAACTAAAACAACCTGCCGTAGCAGCCGGATATATGAACCAGGTGCGGGCCAGAGCCGGATTGACCAAACCACTCGTTGCCGGTGACATTACATTCGATCGCATCGCGCACGAGCGCCGCGTAGAGCTGGCTTTTGAAGGACATTATCATTATGATATCCAACGTTGGAGAATTGCCCACATTGTTATGGATGGCAACGCAATCACGGCCGCTGACCTTTCAAAAGATCTTGGAAAAGCCACCAAAAGAAACACGCAGCCTTGGGCCTTGTGGCCTTACAAAGTGTATGAGCCGGGGTCTCCTAACAATGGCAAATGGATTTATAAAACTGTAAAATTGAGTCGAGTAACCGGTGCGGACCGCTTCCAGTTAGGAAATTATTATTCGCTGATCACGGACGAGGTTGTCAACAACAATCCAAAGATCGTCCGCAACCCAAATCACTAG
- a CDS encoding aminotransferase class V-fold PLP-dependent enzyme — translation MPLTFFTPGPAQLYPTFEQHVQSFVSGQLGSISHRSQQYRDLHKFTVGQLRILLNVPDTHQIMFLGSASEAWERILFSCVELESFHLVNGSFSKKFCEYSSALNKYAHKFEKPMGEGFTADEIEVPEYAELICVTHNETSSGVQMPVSEIHKLKQKSPDKFIAVDIVSSAPYPDLDYNLIDTAFFSVQKAFGLPAGLGVWIVSEKCLEKAKQIKNQYSIGAHNDLPTLWKNALNNETPATPNVMAIYLLGKIAEDFNKIGIGNIRKTTEEKAALIYDFIEKTAGFSSFVKEPQNRSQTVVVANVEAPAADVIKKIKEKGMVIGSGYGEFKGSQLRIANFPATSYDAVEKLVYELGNA, via the coding sequence ATGCCATTAACCTTCTTCACGCCCGGTCCAGCTCAGTTATATCCAACATTTGAGCAGCATGTACAGAGTTTCGTAAGCGGTCAGCTGGGCTCTATCTCGCACCGCAGCCAGCAATATCGGGATTTGCACAAATTTACAGTGGGTCAGCTGCGCATTCTTCTTAATGTGCCTGATACACATCAGATTATGTTTCTGGGATCGGCTTCGGAAGCTTGGGAGCGGATTTTATTCAGCTGTGTTGAACTGGAAAGTTTCCACTTGGTGAACGGCTCGTTCTCAAAGAAATTTTGCGAATATTCGAGTGCGTTGAATAAGTACGCGCACAAATTCGAAAAGCCCATGGGTGAAGGCTTCACAGCCGACGAGATCGAAGTTCCTGAATATGCCGAATTGATCTGCGTAACGCATAACGAAACCAGTTCGGGCGTGCAAATGCCTGTGAGCGAGATTCATAAGCTGAAACAGAAAAGCCCGGACAAATTCATAGCCGTCGACATCGTGTCATCCGCCCCGTATCCTGATTTGGATTACAATCTGATTGATACAGCCTTCTTTTCGGTGCAAAAGGCATTTGGGCTTCCGGCCGGACTGGGAGTTTGGATCGTGAGTGAAAAATGTTTGGAAAAAGCGAAGCAGATTAAGAATCAGTATTCGATTGGTGCGCATAATGATCTGCCTACGCTTTGGAAAAATGCTTTGAACAATGAAACACCGGCGACTCCTAATGTGATGGCGATCTATTTGTTAGGCAAAATTGCAGAGGATTTTAATAAAATCGGCATTGGAAATATCAGGAAAACAACGGAGGAGAAGGCAGCGCTTATTTACGACTTTATTGAAAAAACGGCTGGATTTTCCTCATTTGTCAAGGAACCACAAAATCGCTCGCAAACGGTTGTTGTAGCGAATGTGGAAGCTCCAGCGGCGGATGTTATTAAGAAAATCAAAGAAAAAGGCATGGTAATCGGCAGCGGTTACGGAGAATTCAAAGGATCACAACTTCGCATTGCCAACTTCCCGGCAACTTCGTACGATGCAGTTGAGAAGCTGGTGTATGAATTGGGGAATGCATAA
- a CDS encoding FecR family protein yields the protein MEDEILHSAIMTHDPYSLTELIRSDDFIAWVMQPDAANDKKWQAFLDDNPEKRQTVEAAREYVILLAKDTGRDQPTKKQSERMWNAVESKMHEAGDEMPAGDEPKVHSKVVSGWRWIRVAASAALILSIGSVSYWFYYKQGADRMGAVATAEKAVATVQKHNDTQKPMTVLLADGSSVVLQPGGRLSYSEVVNTKRREVTLIGKAFFEIVRNREKPFLVYSYGLATKVLGTSFMIDASEANKEIRVEVKTGTVSVFSINNLDKKGIEEKADKPELDGVTLSQDQTIAFSKESGKITKLNHLANEPGPNMDILKQGFVFDETPVHEVFSTLERAYNVQISYDKVKMGDCTLNATLIGQPFKEKLEAICNALDAEYEINDNIVAIVGKGCK from the coding sequence GTGGAAGACGAAATTCTGCATTCCGCTATTATGACGCATGACCCTTACTCTCTGACGGAACTGATCCGAAGCGATGACTTTATCGCATGGGTGATGCAACCGGACGCAGCCAATGATAAAAAGTGGCAGGCATTTTTGGACGATAATCCGGAAAAGCGGCAGACCGTTGAAGCGGCACGAGAATATGTGATTCTGCTGGCCAAAGACACAGGAAGGGATCAGCCAACGAAGAAGCAAAGCGAGCGCATGTGGAATGCTGTGGAGAGCAAAATGCATGAAGCAGGGGACGAAATGCCAGCGGGTGATGAACCGAAAGTGCATAGCAAAGTGGTTTCAGGATGGCGGTGGATCCGCGTGGCTGCTTCCGCGGCTTTGATTTTGAGCATTGGATCGGTAAGTTATTGGTTTTACTATAAGCAAGGCGCTGACCGCATGGGTGCAGTTGCCACAGCGGAAAAAGCGGTTGCAACCGTTCAAAAGCACAACGACACGCAAAAGCCGATGACCGTCCTTTTAGCTGACGGCAGCTCTGTCGTGTTGCAGCCAGGGGGGCGTTTGAGTTATTCGGAGGTTGTAAATACGAAGCGGAGGGAAGTAACATTGATCGGTAAGGCGTTTTTTGAAATTGTCAGAAATCGTGAAAAACCATTCCTGGTTTATAGTTATGGATTGGCAACCAAGGTGCTCGGAACAAGTTTCATGATCGACGCATCCGAAGCAAATAAGGAAATCAGGGTGGAAGTGAAAACGGGCACGGTTTCTGTTTTCTCAATTAATAATCTGGACAAAAAAGGAATCGAGGAAAAAGCCGACAAGCCTGAACTGGACGGAGTTACGCTTAGCCAGGACCAGACAATTGCGTTCTCAAAGGAAAGCGGGAAAATCACCAAACTGAATCATCTGGCGAACGAACCCGGGCCCAACATGGACATCTTGAAACAGGGGTTCGTATTTGATGAAACGCCGGTCCATGAAGTGTTTAGTACACTTGAGCGTGCGTATAATGTGCAGATCAGCTATGACAAGGTCAAAATGGGGGATTGCACCCTGAATGCAACGTTAATTGGTCAGCCGTTCAAAGAGAAGCTAGAGGCCATTTGTAATGCTTTGGATGCAGAATATGAGATCAATGACAACATTGTTGCGATCGTGGGCAAGGGCTGCAAGTAG
- a CDS encoding TonB-dependent receptor has product MKKVRRLEDFLITLMRITIIQCIQAGVFVGISWAHDGRAQSALSQKVTVDIQNEDIKKILGQLEKQTNVKFVFSSKLIQSDRKASIRAQNGALADVLDALLKPMDLNYKVKNNLVVIKPDSQSEKPADIAAEPTSAAPAGSAIEKTITGTVKEESGAGLPGVSVVLKGTQTGTSTDEKGKYSITVPDGETTLIFSFVGFISQEMPILGSQNAIDVTLKVDDKSLEEVVVVGYGTQKKESLTGAISTVTSKDLDRVHGGSTVSSGLAGKIPGVTFRMPDGRPGASATVQIRNMGNPLFVIDGIQQDDKQFNNISPNDIESITVLKDASAAIYGVRAANGVVVVTTKRGKTGTKNTINLDAYTGWQNWSRFPNVVNDSYQWMLGKAEAEMNQYGKTSITSAELDKYKAGTEMAYKSFNWKDFIVKKNSPLTSVNLNMTGGSDKISYYISATRLSQNSVLGREFTFTRNNLQSNVDANITDNLKVGVQISGRIETRDQPGIPGGDDYWLPRFAILRNRPFERPYANDNPMYLNDIKHNETNWAYNNKRLGGYQTDIWRVLQTNMTAEYKIPGIKGLAARGMYSYYIGDRVLNGHEYTYEAYTYNPTDDTYKVTGGSTNPWRERRTQKIMRNVYQGQLNYNNTFGKNTVGATFVAERQEERDQEQWAHSVPKTNVLPLMYFATMDTYDDKDNQLARIGYIGRVNYDYAGKYYVELSARRDASWKFAPDRRVGYFPSASVGWRLTEESFVKNLLGSRSILDDLKLRASYGILGDDNILFDNDVNRPLDPYAYLPGYNYNQGNAILGGTAVVTSRDKGQIINNISWFKSKITDIGADFSFLGTKLTGSVDYFYRLRTGLLGRKYDLLVPSELGYSLPDENVNSDSQSGWELALAYNGKSGDIGYSVGGNVSFSRTKFVSSYKPVFNNSWDQYRNSNEGRYSKVYWGYETIGQFQSQQQINEYPVNIDEQGNRTLLPGDLIYKDINGDNVINDLDQRPIGYATDGQPNINFGLNFAVNWKGISFNADFSGGAMYSWNQNWEQRWAYQNDGALNKIFLDRWHRADPFDLNSEWIPGKYPALRYNDGGHSNYKRNSTFWIHNVKYIRARTIELGYSLPKTLLEKVKLQRARIYINGYNLFSIDNLKEFGIDPEIKEENGLQYPQNKFVNVGINLSI; this is encoded by the coding sequence ATGAAAAAAGTTCGACGACTTGAAGACTTTCTCATTACACTCATGCGAATAACAATTATTCAGTGCATTCAGGCAGGTGTCTTTGTAGGCATTTCATGGGCACATGACGGAAGAGCTCAATCCGCACTGAGCCAGAAAGTTACGGTTGACATTCAGAATGAGGACATTAAAAAAATCCTCGGGCAGCTTGAAAAGCAAACCAACGTGAAGTTCGTTTTCAGCTCTAAACTGATCCAGTCAGACAGAAAAGCCTCCATTAGGGCGCAAAACGGAGCATTAGCGGACGTTTTAGATGCGCTGCTCAAACCCATGGACCTTAATTACAAGGTTAAGAACAACCTTGTCGTGATCAAGCCGGATAGCCAATCGGAAAAACCGGCAGACATTGCAGCAGAACCCACGAGTGCTGCGCCAGCCGGTTCGGCCATTGAAAAGACCATAACAGGAACAGTTAAAGAAGAATCGGGTGCAGGCTTGCCGGGCGTAAGCGTTGTACTGAAAGGAACGCAAACAGGAACATCAACGGACGAAAAAGGGAAATATTCAATCACCGTTCCGGATGGCGAAACCACGCTAATATTCTCCTTTGTAGGCTTTATTTCTCAGGAAATGCCCATTTTAGGTTCTCAAAATGCAATAGATGTCACGCTTAAAGTAGACGACAAATCACTGGAGGAAGTGGTTGTTGTCGGTTACGGAACGCAGAAAAAGGAATCTTTAACAGGAGCGATCTCAACAGTAACCAGCAAGGATCTGGATCGCGTACATGGTGGTTCAACGGTAAGCTCAGGACTGGCCGGAAAAATCCCCGGTGTAACATTCCGGATGCCCGACGGCCGACCGGGGGCAAGTGCAACCGTGCAGATCAGGAACATGGGGAATCCCCTTTTTGTAATAGACGGCATTCAGCAGGACGATAAACAATTTAACAACATTTCACCTAACGATATTGAAAGCATAACTGTCCTAAAAGACGCTTCGGCGGCCATTTATGGGGTTCGTGCTGCTAATGGCGTCGTAGTGGTTACGACAAAAAGAGGGAAAACCGGGACGAAGAATACAATCAATCTGGATGCTTACACCGGCTGGCAAAACTGGTCGCGCTTTCCTAATGTGGTCAATGATTCGTATCAATGGATGCTGGGAAAAGCAGAAGCGGAAATGAACCAATATGGCAAAACGTCCATCACGTCGGCTGAGCTTGACAAGTACAAAGCAGGCACCGAAATGGCTTATAAGAGTTTTAACTGGAAAGACTTTATCGTCAAGAAGAATTCGCCGCTCACATCCGTAAACCTGAATATGACAGGCGGATCGGACAAAATATCCTATTACATTTCAGCGACGCGCCTGAGCCAAAACTCCGTGCTGGGTCGTGAGTTTACATTTACCCGAAATAACCTGCAAAGCAATGTAGACGCGAATATTACCGACAATCTGAAAGTCGGCGTGCAGATCAGCGGACGAATTGAGACGAGAGATCAGCCTGGTATCCCGGGAGGTGATGATTATTGGCTGCCACGTTTTGCAATCCTCAGAAACCGGCCATTTGAGCGTCCTTATGCAAATGACAATCCGATGTATTTAAATGACATCAAGCACAATGAGACGAACTGGGCCTATAACAACAAAAGGCTGGGTGGCTACCAGACTGATATCTGGCGCGTGCTGCAAACCAATATGACAGCCGAATACAAAATTCCAGGCATTAAGGGATTGGCTGCCAGGGGAATGTATTCCTATTACATCGGAGACCGCGTTTTGAATGGTCACGAATACACTTACGAAGCTTACACTTACAATCCGACCGACGATACTTACAAAGTAACCGGCGGAAGCACCAACCCGTGGAGGGAAAGACGCACGCAGAAGATCATGCGTAATGTTTACCAGGGGCAGCTGAACTATAATAACACCTTTGGCAAAAACACCGTTGGGGCCACTTTCGTGGCGGAACGTCAAGAAGAGCGGGATCAGGAGCAATGGGCACATTCGGTTCCTAAAACCAATGTGCTTCCGTTAATGTATTTCGCAACAATGGATACTTACGATGACAAAGACAATCAGCTTGCGCGTATAGGGTATATCGGTAGGGTTAATTACGATTATGCAGGAAAGTATTATGTAGAATTATCCGCCCGCCGTGATGCGTCCTGGAAGTTTGCTCCGGATCGCCGCGTTGGTTATTTCCCGTCCGCGTCTGTGGGTTGGAGATTGACGGAGGAGTCATTTGTGAAAAATTTGCTGGGTTCGCGCAGCATTCTGGACGATCTCAAACTGCGTGCTTCCTACGGGATTTTGGGGGATGACAACATCCTTTTTGACAATGATGTTAACCGTCCTTTGGACCCTTATGCTTATTTGCCAGGCTATAATTACAACCAGGGCAATGCCATTTTAGGTGGAACGGCAGTGGTTACTTCGCGCGATAAGGGCCAGATTATCAATAACATTTCATGGTTTAAAAGCAAGATCACGGACATTGGCGCTGACTTTTCATTTTTGGGAACGAAGCTGACAGGTTCAGTAGACTATTTCTACCGGTTAAGAACAGGACTTTTGGGCCGTAAATATGACCTGCTCGTGCCTAGTGAATTGGGTTATAGCCTGCCTGATGAAAACGTAAACAGCGATTCACAATCAGGATGGGAACTTGCTTTGGCTTATAATGGTAAGTCGGGCGACATTGGCTATTCGGTTGGGGGCAATGTATCCTTCTCTCGCACCAAGTTTGTTTCTTCTTACAAACCGGTTTTTAATAACTCCTGGGACCAGTATAGAAACTCAAATGAAGGCCGTTACAGCAAAGTTTACTGGGGCTATGAAACAATTGGACAGTTCCAATCGCAGCAGCAGATCAACGAATATCCGGTCAACATCGACGAACAAGGGAACCGCACATTGCTGCCCGGCGACTTGATTTATAAGGATATTAATGGCGATAATGTAATCAATGACCTGGACCAGAGGCCGATCGGCTACGCCACAGATGGCCAACCGAACATTAACTTCGGATTGAACTTCGCGGTTAACTGGAAGGGAATCAGCTTCAATGCAGACTTTTCGGGCGGCGCCATGTATTCCTGGAATCAAAACTGGGAACAACGCTGGGCTTATCAAAACGATGGTGCTTTGAACAAAATATTTCTGGACAGATGGCACCGTGCCGATCCTTTTGACCTGAACAGTGAGTGGATTCCGGGCAAATATCCGGCGTTGCGTTACAATGATGGCGGGCACAGCAACTACAAGAGAAATTCAACTTTCTGGATTCATAATGTGAAGTATATCCGCGCCCGGACCATTGAACTGGGTTATTCTTTGCCAAAAACGTTGTTGGAAAAGGTGAAGCTGCAACGTGCAAGGATCTACATCAATGGTTACAATTTGTTCTCTATTGACAATCTGAAAGAATTTGGCATCGATCCTGAGATCAAGGAAGAAAACGGTCTGCAATATCCGCAGAACAAGTTTGTCAATGTTGGGATCAATCTTTCAATCTAA
- a CDS encoding RNA polymerase sigma factor — protein sequence MINSDAFIGEKTDQQLWQRIREGDEQAFTIIFEKYHRTLYNYGSKLSQNSAIVEDAVQDVFIDVWRLRNNLTDKITSVKFYLYRALRRRIHLAQDKFPVTEEITLLGDQETPANGGNSETLLIDVESASLRARQIQHLLAQLPERQVEALTLRYFDDFSIEEIAGIMGVSEKSVRNFIYKALTSLRHNRQILLISSLIICLLGII from the coding sequence GTGATCAATTCTGATGCCTTCATCGGGGAGAAAACAGACCAGCAATTATGGCAGCGAATTCGTGAGGGGGATGAGCAGGCGTTTACAATTATTTTTGAAAAATATCACCGCACGCTTTATAATTACGGAAGTAAACTCTCACAAAACTCCGCCATAGTAGAAGATGCAGTCCAGGACGTATTTATCGATGTCTGGCGATTGCGTAACAACCTTACTGACAAAATAACCTCCGTCAAATTTTACCTTTATCGCGCATTGCGCAGGAGGATTCATCTGGCGCAGGACAAATTTCCGGTTACCGAAGAAATTACTTTGCTGGGCGACCAGGAAACTCCGGCCAACGGAGGGAATTCTGAAACACTTCTCATCGATGTAGAGTCTGCATCATTAAGGGCGAGGCAAATTCAACATCTGCTCGCACAGCTTCCGGAGCGACAAGTGGAAGCCTTAACATTGCGATATTTCGATGATTTTAGCATTGAAGAAATTGCTGGCATTATGGGCGTAAGCGAGAAATCGGTTCGCAATTTCATTTACAAAGCCCTTACTTCACTGCGCCATAATAGGCAGATCCTGCTTATTTCCAGCCTCATTATCTGCTTGTTAGGGATTATTTGA
- the serA gene encoding phosphoglycerate dehydrogenase, with translation MSTLTLNPSPYIIIDFDSTFTKVEGLDELAAIALNGHPERDQVVQKIADLTNKGMNGEMSFADGLRQRIALLKANRSNIQELVSLLKTKVSDSFQRNRQFLTENAEQIFIVSSGFKEFIVPVVTELGILPEHVYANEFLFDEDGNIVGVDEENVLSTDGGKIKLLGSLNLEGDVYAIGDGYTDYELKASGLASRFYAFTENVERPRVMAVADHIATSFDDFLYDNKMSRSQSYPKSRIKVLLLENVHPAALRAFEEQGFNVEFVKGALDEDELCERIKDISIIGIRSKTNITKRVLDNANRLMAIGAFCIGTNQIDLEEAAKKGIAVFNAPYSNTRSVVELAVGEMIMLIRNIVGKSNQLHNGIWDKSANGSFEVRGKKLGMVGYGSIGTQLSVVAEALGMEVYFYDAVEKLSLGNARKVNSLEELLAISDVISMHVDGRKENTNLIGKREFDLMKNGVIFLNLSRGHVVDIQALADAVKSGKVAGAGVDVFPKEPKTNDEIFESELKGLPNVILTPHIGGSTEEAQENIGHFVPSKLLEFMNNGSSYGSVNFPEVQLPKLKDSHRLLHIHANVPGILAKLNHIFGKNNINITGQYLKTNEHIGYVIVDIAKDYTEEFIQEVKDIEGTIRFRMLY, from the coding sequence ATGTCCACATTAACACTTAATCCATCACCGTACATTATCATTGATTTTGACAGCACTTTTACCAAGGTTGAAGGGCTCGACGAATTAGCAGCGATTGCCTTAAACGGCCATCCAGAACGTGATCAGGTTGTTCAGAAAATCGCTGATCTGACGAATAAGGGCATGAACGGCGAAATGTCGTTCGCTGACGGGCTTCGCCAGCGGATCGCGCTTCTCAAAGCCAATCGCTCCAACATTCAGGAACTGGTGTCTTTGTTAAAAACGAAGGTTTCCGACTCATTTCAACGTAACAGGCAGTTTTTGACGGAAAATGCGGAACAGATCTTTATCGTTTCGAGTGGTTTCAAGGAGTTTATTGTGCCGGTTGTAACAGAGCTGGGCATTCTTCCTGAGCATGTATATGCCAATGAATTTCTGTTCGATGAAGATGGGAACATTGTAGGAGTTGATGAGGAAAACGTGCTTTCGACGGACGGTGGAAAAATTAAATTGCTTGGTTCCCTGAATCTGGAAGGCGACGTTTACGCTATCGGGGACGGTTATACAGACTATGAATTGAAGGCATCGGGCCTGGCGAGTCGCTTTTATGCATTTACGGAAAATGTGGAGCGTCCGCGCGTTATGGCTGTCGCAGATCACATTGCGACGTCTTTCGATGACTTTTTATATGATAATAAAATGAGCAGAAGCCAGTCTTATCCGAAAAGCCGGATTAAGGTGCTTTTGCTTGAAAACGTGCATCCAGCGGCGCTTCGCGCGTTTGAGGAACAAGGTTTTAATGTGGAGTTTGTCAAAGGCGCATTGGATGAAGATGAGCTTTGCGAGCGTATCAAGGACATTTCTATCATCGGAATCCGTTCAAAAACAAACATTACCAAGCGCGTCCTGGACAATGCGAACCGTTTGATGGCGATCGGCGCATTTTGCATCGGGACAAATCAGATCGATCTGGAAGAGGCTGCAAAAAAAGGAATCGCCGTTTTTAATGCACCGTATAGCAACACGCGTTCTGTTGTAGAACTGGCTGTGGGTGAAATGATTATGCTTATCCGTAACATTGTGGGCAAGAGCAATCAGCTGCATAATGGGATTTGGGATAAATCTGCAAACGGAAGCTTCGAAGTGCGCGGTAAAAAATTGGGAATGGTGGGTTACGGAAGCATCGGAACCCAGCTTTCTGTTGTTGCCGAAGCACTCGGAATGGAAGTTTATTTTTATGATGCTGTTGAGAAATTGTCTTTGGGTAATGCGAGGAAGGTTAACTCTTTGGAAGAACTGTTGGCTATATCAGACGTGATCAGCATGCACGTTGATGGCCGCAAAGAGAATACCAACCTGATTGGCAAACGCGAATTTGACCTGATGAAGAATGGCGTTATTTTCTTGAATCTGTCTCGCGGTCATGTTGTGGACATTCAGGCGCTGGCGGATGCTGTGAAGAGTGGAAAAGTGGCAGGAGCGGGCGTAGACGTGTTTCCGAAAGAGCCGAAAACCAATGACGAGATTTTTGAAAGCGAATTGAAAGGCTTACCGAATGTGATCCTTACGCCGCATATCGGCGGAAGCACAGAGGAAGCGCAGGAAAATATAGGTCATTTTGTGCCTTCCAAATTATTGGAGTTCATGAACAACGGAAGCTCATACGGAAGTGTGAATTTCCCCGAAGTCCAGTTGCCAAAGCTGAAAGATTCGCACCGGTTACTGCACATTCATGCAAACGTTCCTGGGATTCTGGCCAAACTGAACCATATTTTTGGTAAAAATAATATCAACATTACAGGTCAGTATCTGAAAACCAATGAGCATATCGGATATGTGATCGTGGACATCGCCAAAGATTACACCGAGGAATTCATTCAGGAAGTGAAGGATATCGAAGGCACAATAAGATTCAGAATGCTTTATTAG